The genome window TCGGCTCAACCTGCACTAGTTCAGAACCCAATCAATCAGTATTTGATGTCTGATTTGCAGGAAGCAGAATCGGTTCTCATGGCTCAAAGCATGCCCACCAGAAACCTGCAACGCTATGCCGTAATTCTGACCAAAAACAATGTTGTACCGGCTGCTCCATCTACTTCTGCAACTGGTGTAGTTGGGGCTGTATTGGTGGGAGAACGGCTGGTAGTTCGGGGAGACTTCGGCGGCCTATCCAGTGCATTGCGTGATTACACCACGGATCCAGTCAATCCGCCCAACCCCAAAATCACCTCTGCGGTTCACATTCACCAAGGCGAACCCAACCAAAATGGGCCGTTTCAGTACGCTCTAACCGTCACTCCCAACGAGGCTGGTATGGGTGGCAGACTTGCTGGAGAGTACACGCTAACGAGTGAACAGCTCCAGGCACTAGCCGATGGCAAGCTTTATGTGGATCTGCATAGCCAGCGGAATCGCGCAGGAGAATTGCGTGGTACTTTCAGGCCAGTCTAATTGAGTCTGGTCTAATCCAAGTTTTGCAACCATAATCTGAGAATGATTGGTGTTTTGGAAGGACCGTTTAGCACTCCCTTTCAAAACACCAAGCTAAATACCTTTAAAACATCAGAAGCCTTTGGTAACCCCAGCAAGTTTTGCCCCAGTAAGTTTTGATAGAGCATCAATGCTACGATTGGGACTGAAACAGCTTTCTGCCTTTAAGTTAGCTTTTACAGATTCTTTTTGAGCATTCGCCTTCGGGAACAAGCCTTCGCAGTCTATGAAGTCTGAGCACTCTGGCAACCCAGCAATCCCTTTAGCGAGCCAGACAGATGCGGAATTGTTTTTGGCATTGAAGAATGGTCAGACCGCTGCTCTGGGAATCATTTATGACCGCCACGCTGGCTTAGTATACGGGATCGCTCTGAATGCTCTGGGCAATTCTCAGGAAGCAGAGGACTTAACCCAAGACATTTTTCTGACCTTCACCAGAGGAGCTTCTTACGATCCGAAGCGGGGGTCTCTCAGAACGTTTCTAGCCATCCTGACCCGATCACGCGCTATTGACCGACTGCGGTCTCGTAACAGTGCTCGAGAGGTTCTGAAACGCTGGAGACGCAGTGAAGAATATGATGCTACCCCCAATGCTCCACTTGAGCACGCCTTTCAAAATGAGCAGTCTCAAGAAGTTAGCACTGCCCTGGCTCAGTTGTCGGATAGCCAGCAGCAAATTCTGAAGATGGCTTATTACGAAGGTCTCAGCCAGTCAGAAATTGCTGAACGCTTGGCAATTCCTCTAGGTACAGTTAAGGCTAGAGCTAGAAGAGGTCTGCTCAAATTGCGCCAAACGCTCGCACGTTTTACTGGGTAGTTATTTCACTGGCTAGTTACGGTTATGGCTATCTCGATGCCCTTAGAAGAGTTACAGCTATTGATTGCGGGCTATGTCTTAGGTGACCTCAGCCCTGAGGAAGCAGTGCAATTTGAGCAACTGTTGGCACAAAACCCAGCGCTCATGGAGGAAGTTGCTCACATGCAAGCGGCATTGGAGACACCCTACGCGCCAGCCGAAGTGACACCTCCTGCTCATCTGCGTTCGGCGATCCTAGATAAGGTTCACGTTTCTGGCTCCGAAACCAGCTCTTCCGAAATTGGTTCTGAAGTTGGTTCTGAAGTTGGCTCTGGAATTGGCGCAGGGGTTGCTGCAAGATCTCGGAGACAAGTCCAATTGCGCAAGCGGTTGCGCGGCCTCATGGAAGTTGCAGCAGCAGCCCTGATTATCGCCTTAGGAGTCAACAATTACCGCTTATCGCAAGCTTTGCAAACCGCCCAAGCTGAAACCCAACAGTACGCTGCTCTTACTTACGTTCTTGCTGCAACAGAGGCAAACAGTCAGGCTTCGGCTACTGTTGTTGCCGATCCAAACGACCTAGAAGCGACGATAGCGGTCAAGAACTTACCACCTCTACCTACAGGCAAAGTTTATGCTCTATGGACTGTTTTAAAATCAGATGCCCCCTTTACAATGGATGCCAAAAAGGCGATCTTAACGGAGGTGTTTCAGGTTGATGGCAGCGGTAATTTTTCGCAAACAGTTGCGATACCCAAAGCCTATCGCTCTCAAGATCTGGTTACGAAAGTTGCGGTAACTATAGAGGATGCCAACGCACCTCAAAGACACATAGGTTCACCAATCTTAATTACAGGATCTAAGTCATAGGAGTAAGCCTTTTGGTAATCCGACAAAATAAGGCTGCGCTTAGGAGTGAGGTTGTATGAAAGATCCGGCTGGCACTCCTGAATTCCCTTTTTACGGTAGCTACAATTCGTTCATCCTTTGAGGGGAATACTTCTAAAGACTACGCATAGGCTAATCGCAAAGCTGATGATCGTATTGTCAGATGAGTGATCGTAACCAACCGGAGCCATTTCAATACGAAGCTGACCTTTGTGATAGTAACATTTTGCTTTTTCGTAAACAGGATTGCTGATAATTCAAAAATACTGATCTCAAGTAGCAGCAATCTAAGCATCGGTGGGCACTGATGTTGTTAAGTTTTGCATCACTAACCTACCTCTTGGGCATAGCTAGCTTGATTGTAGCTCCCCGATTCCAACCCGGTTGGTCAGTCCTGAAGGACATTTCTGTGACCAAGCCTCTCTAGCCTCCGGTCCATCTCAAAGCTTCATAAGTTCTACTCAATGATGGCAGTCATAGGCAACCATTCATAAGTTTTACTTAAGTGGTAACAGACACAGCATAAGCGACATCTGTCACCACGAGTTCGGTGACGGTCACGGAGTTCAGATCATCTGCTGCCGCAGTTAGATCATCTGCCACCCTGAACTCAGTGACTATCACTAGGTTCGGATCATCTGCTGTCGCAACTGGATCATCTGTCACCCTGAACTTGGGGAGAGCCTCAACTGAATCTATCTGAGCCTATCCCCCAGCCTATAAACTCCCCTTCCCAAACCACTACAGAAATTTTTAGAAGAAATAAGTGAAGGGAAGCAAGAGAAGATCTTGTACGTCAGGGACAAGATACTTAGTTTCAATAAGCTCTTTCTAGTTTGCTGTTGCCGGAAACACTGAGGTAATTCGTGCCAAACTCAGGGTCGCGAAGTCGCTTCAATTTAAAGACCGGATTGAAGATATTTTGATAACATTAACCACCCAATATCATTTGATTCGCTTAACTCAAGGGATCGACGGCCTATTCTTCTACGTAGCTCTGGACCGAGAAAAGGGGAACCTCGCCTTAGCCCGATTCAAGTTGATTGAGTTAGAGAAAAATCTGATTATTTAAGTTATTTAAGCTGGGTGTTTGAGCCACAAAATTTCATCGAGAATCATCCCCAAAGTAGTCTAGAGTAGCCAAGCGATTTTTACGACCTAATTAGAAAAATCCTAAGTCAATCATAGAAATATATAGAAATATAAAGTGAAATTGCTATAAACGGGTGTTAGTTGATCGACAGAAATGCTCCATAAGTTATGAGGTAGGGATTATTTGAAGGCTATTGATGTAGCCTGAAGCAGAGCTCTACTGAGGGTTATAATCTATTCTCCTTACTTACTCACAGGCAAAAAGCATTGGTAACCGGAGCAAGCTCTGGTATGGGTGAAGCCTCTGCCCGTTATCCGGCAAAGGTAGGCGCGTCTGTTGTGGCTAACTACCATTCTGAGAAGAAAGTAGCGGAAAAGATTGTTCACGACATCATCTTCAGCCCTGACTGAAGTGAACTCAAAACACCCTTGAAGCGTTCCGTGCGTTGGCGTAGACCGCACATGGTTTGTATCAAATATTAAGACATTGGTTTAACTCAGAGCTTAACTGGCACATCTTGAGTGGTGGAATTTGGATGGATTTTGCAGACTACAGCAGAGGTACCATAAGAATGATGCATTGTCTTTTTTCTAGCTTTCGTTCTTTTATCTTTCCTACGCTATGCCAACGAAAGTATCGGTAAATTCGGGTCAGATCGTGATTAATGATGGCTCTACATTTTTAGTCACTGATTCCTATGGTTGGATTGATGATAATGTAGCGCAAGGTTTTTTCGTCGCAGATACACGGTTGCTTTCCTATTACGAAGTATCAATCAACCGCGACCGCCTAGTCCTGCTTGCATCTAGCCCAATCAACCATCACAGTGCCCTCTATCAGTTCACCAATCCTGAGCTTCGTACCGTCAATGGCAACGTCCCTAATGGTCGGTTAATGATCAGCATTCGCCGCGATATCGTTGGGGGAATGCATGAAGATATTGATATTACGAATCATCATGCAGAACGAGTTGAATTTCAACTAATGCTGGCGATTCGCTCCGATTTTGCCGATATCTTTGAAGTGAAATCGCAGCAGATTCTTACCCGAGGTGAAACTGAGACAATTTGGCGAGATGGAAAACTGACCACAACGTATCGTAATGCTTCCTTGCATCGTGGACTAGTTACCCAGCCGCAATGCTCCAGTTCTCAACCTCGTTATGCCAATGGTCGCCTATTCTTTGATGTAGTACTTGAGCCAGGGCAGAGCTGGCACACCTGCATTGATTTTGCTGCGATCGTGGATGACACTGTGTTTAACCCACAAAGAACTTGTGCCGTCGAACACGATACAGAAGCCAAGCAAGTCAGCAATGATTTCCTGACTCAAGCGACTAAACTGCGATCATCCAATGCAGAGATTGCAGCTTATTACCAGCAAGCCTTAGTGGACATGGCCGCCCTGCGGATTAAAGTTGAAGCGAACGGGCAGGACTTCTGGATGCCTGCGGCAGGAATTCCCTGGTTTGTTGCGGTGTTTGGACGGGATTCTGTTGTGGTCAGTATGCAGACAATGGCGGTGTATCACGAATTCGCCTATGGGACATTGCTGCGACTGGCGCAACTGCAAGCGACGGAAGTGGATGACTGGCGCGATGCCCAGCCGGGAAAGATGTTGCACGAACTGCGGCGCGATGAACTGACGCAACTCAAGCAGTTACCCTACACACCCTACTACGGCACGATTGACACCACCATTCTCTGGATTGTCACTCTGATGGAAGCGTATCAGTGGAGTCATAACGAGACTCTGCTACACGAATGCAGTGCTCCGCTAGAGAAAGCCCTTGCCTGGATTGAGCAGTACGGCGACTTTGATCACGATGGGTTTGTGGAATATCAGACTCGATCTTCAATGGGCTTACGGAATCAGGGTTGGAAAGATTCAGGCGATTCGATTGTCTATCCCGATGGCACACAGGTTGAACCCCCGATTGCCCTCTGCGAAGTGCAGGGTTATGTCTACAATGCTTGGAAGGACGCTGCCGAGATTTATGACATTCTAGGAGAAGCGGAACGAGCTAAAACACTACAACAAAAAGCAAACGACCTCTATCAGCGATTCAACGATCGCTTTTGGATGGAAGAAGAAGGCTGTTACTGCCTTGGTTTAGATAGTAAAAAACAACAGATTCGTTCGATCGCCTCGAATCCCGGACATTTGCTGTGGTCGGGAATTGTGCCCAAAGAACGGGCTGCTCGTCTAGTGAAACGGTTACTTCAACCAGATCTCTGGTGTGGCTGGGGCATTCGTACTCTGTCCAGCCAGAATCCTGCCTACAATCCCATCAGCTATCAATTGGGGAGTATATGGCCCCACGATAATGCAGCGATCGCAATGGGATTAAAACAATACGGTTATCACAACGAAGCCAACCAGATTGCGGAAGGCATTTTTGCTGCGGCTAGTTACTTTGAAGCAGGACGAATGCCAGAGTTATTCGGTGGAATTGAACGTCAGCCTGGACGGTTTCCTGTCCCTTATCCTGATGCCAACATTCCTCAAGCCTGGGCAGCCGGATCGATTTTTCTACTGATTCGCGCCATGTTAGGACTGGAAGCCAATGCAGCGCAGCGTTCTTTAGCTATTCAACCTGTTTTACCAGACTGGCTACCCGATTTGGAATTAGTCAATCTCCGAGTGGGTGATGCAACTGTAACGCTGCGCTTCTGGCGCGAGGGAGGCCAAACCCAATGGAAGATCACGCATTTGGACGGTGAATTGGCCGTGTACGCAAAGGTCAATAACAATATAGGTGCGAGCGTATGACAATCGCAAATCACTTCGATCTGTTGGATTAAAGGTTGTGCTCAGGCTATTGAGCAGGCCATGACCACAGCAGTAATTGTGCCCTCAACTGGCGAAACTGACCCAGTGACAGGTGCCGTCCCTACTTCTTTCCTAAATTGAGCTAATGTATTTCTAGTGCCACTAGGAAAAAGGCAAATAGCTCTTTAAATCTGGCCGAGGAATAAACAGGAGTTAAAAAAGCCTGAAATGTCTGGGGTTGGAACATTTCAGGCTTTAACCTTAACCTTGCTTAAGGAAGGATTACGAATACTTACCGCAGATGAGTGAGCAGATGAGCGAAGCGATGGTTCATGCAGCGAGTGTTCAGCTCATGCTGCCTCGTCTCGCTCCTACCAATACTTTATAAATCAGCTTTTAGGGATTACAGTAAAGGCATTGGGCAGGATCGGCCGTCTCTTGCTGATTAGGAAATAAAACCCTTTGCTCAAAGCCGCATTTCTTGCAGAAATAGCGAGCTGCTAATACTAAACTGGTTGGCGCTTGGCACCAAGCACAAGGCAATCCGGCTTGCTGTTCAACCACATCAAACCCTGGACAGCTACAGTGAGGACAACAACAGCGAAGCTTTTGAATTAGGTTTTCTGTGGCTTGAGCAATAACTTTCATACGAGTTGGGTTATACATCGCTCGCATGTCAGTTTCTAAATGAGCTTGGCCCAATCGGCTTAACATCCAGGTCACGGTTTCGGTCAAGTCAGCGGTTGTGGTGATGCCTTTGACGATTTCAGGTGTGGATGCCGATTGCCCTGCCGCTACCACCAATCCATGCATAGGGAAGCCCACCTTCTCAGCAAAAGCATGGGCCTCTGGCAAACAAGTTACTTGAGTATGGCTAAAATTGGTCTCCGTTGAGAGAACTTCCCCTACAATTTCCAAATCATTGGCACGGTCAATCAAGACTACAATTTCCCGATTGCAGACAAGAAAGGGCACAGCCGGATGCGCTCCAAAGCTCCCCTCACTAGCCAGTGCTAGATCATTGCCTGTGAGCTGGAGCGCAGCTTCAGCTTTGAGTCGGGCTGCACTTAATTGATCACCCGAACGTTTGATGTCACGGGTAAAGGTCCCGAACTGATCGGTGTCCAATGAGGGCACAACAATTTGCATCCCAAATTCTGGTTGCAGAAGTGGGGCAATGACCTGCTCTTTGCAGTGCATGGTTGCCAGTACCGCCACCCTGCCCTGAAATAAAGAATGGCATTGCTGCTCACTCATCATCATGGGCAAAACGGTTGTAGAGATAGTCCAGAATGTAGTTCCGCAATTTATAGAATTCAGGATCTTCCATGATGCGGTCGCGATCGCGGGGACGGGGGAAGGGAATGGGTATCACTTCACCAATAGTGGCTGCAGGGCCATTGGTCATCATCACTAAGCGATCGGCCAGAAACAGTGCCTCATCAATGTCATGGGTAATCATCAGTACCGTGCAACGGTGATCGCCCCAGATCTTTAGCAGCTCAACCTGCAATTCTTCTTTGGTAATTGCATCCAATGCCCCAAATGGCTCATCGAGAATTAATACCTCTGGACGAATGGCTAGGGCACGGGCAATCGAAACTCGTTGCCGCATCCCACCCGAAAGTTGTGCGGGTTGTTTATGCGCAGCATCTGCTAATCCCACCATTGCCAGGTGTTCGCGGACAATCTGCTTTTTCTCGGCTTCAGACTTGCTGGGATATACAGAATCCACTGCTAAGTAAATGTTTTCGTAGGCCGTAAGCCAGGGCAACAGGGCATAGCCCTGAAATACCATCATGCGGTCGGGTCCCGGTCCTGTGATGCTTCGACCGTGTAAAGTTACCGTTCCATCGGTTGGCTCAGAGAAGCCTCCCACCATATTGAGCAGCGTCGTTTTACCACAGCCAGAGTGCCCAATGACGCAGATGAATTCACCTTCCCGTACATCAAGGTTGACATTTTTTAAAACAACATATTCGCCTTTAGGCGTTGGATAAATTTTGGAAACCTGACTGATGGCAAGAAATGATTCTTGCTGCGATTGGGCATTCTGTTGTGCAGGCTGTGTTCTTAGCGTCTTCATAGTTGGCGAGGATGAATGATGATTGCAAGTTCGCGGACTTAAAGCACTCAGGTAGAAGCGAGATGGCAGAAGCAAGATGGCAGGAATGAGATAATAGCGCTCTTCTTCACGCAGATTTAACCAGGGGATTGGCTAATGCCACGTCTGCCATATAAATGTCGTGCTTAATGTCCAGGCTGTTTAAGTAGGCGATCGGGTCATCCGCATTAAACGTTGTGCCATCAAACAATTGAATGGCACCTCGACTGTAGGTGATATCCGACAAACCTAATTCTCGTGCCGCTGTACTAAACACACTGACCCGGCAAACCCGCTCCAAAATCTCGACCCAATTGCGAGGGAAGGGAACATCGCCCCAGCGTGCCATTTGGGCCATCATCCACAGGTGTTCTGTCCGGCTGGGTCGGTTCACACCTTGCCCGTAGAACTGGTGATGGGCATATTCGCGGGGTGAAGGGTGAAGGCTACAGACCTGCGGATTGGGGTCACCCAAATAGATGTATTGCAAATCAGTTCCCAGGTATTCCCGCCGAGACAAGATCTCACGAGTTTCCTCGTAATTGGCTTCATCCATGCAGTAGGCGCAGGCTTCCAGCAAGGCTTTAACCAAGGCAACGTGAGTATTGGGATAGGTCAATGCCCAATCTTCCCGCACCCCCAATACCTTGCCAGGATGTCCATTCCATACCTCTAGGTCAGTCGCAATCGTGTAGCCAATGCCCTCAACAGCCGCTCGTACATTCCAGGGCTCGCCCACACAGAAGCCGTCGATATTTCCGGCTTGCAAGTTAGCAATCATTTGAGCGGGCGGAATCGTATCGAGACGGACATCGCGATCGGGATCAATGCCGCCTGCTGCTAGCCAGTAACGGAGGAGAAGATTGTGCATTGATGCTGGATGAACCATGCCAAACGTGTGGCGAGTATTCGGCGTTGCCAGCAGTAGATGCTTTAACTCTTTTAGGGTGAAAACGCCCTGCTCATAGAAGCGTTTGTCCAGCGTAATGGCGTTGCCATTACGAGTCAGCGTGAGAGCACTGACAACCGGAAGCGAGCGGCCATCCATTCCCCCCAAGGTTAACCAGATGGGCATGCCAGATGGCATTTGAGCGGCATCTAGATAGCCCCCAACCATACCATCTTGGATTCCGCGCCAGCTAGTCTCGCGTACCAGGCTCACTTCATCCAAACCATGATGAGTGAAAAAGCCTTTTTCCTTGGCAATCGCAAGTGGCGCACAAGCGGTGAGCGGTAAAAAACCAATTTCCAGGTTGACTTTCTCTAAACCGTGACGGGCAACTGCTCCTTGCTTGCGCGCTCGCAGTTGTTTGATGCGCTTTTGCTGATTCAGGAAGTAGATAATTTCACTGCGCATCGAGTAGTAGCTGGGATGATTGACGACTTCCAAGCGTTTACGCGGACGAGGAATATCTACCTCCATAATCTGCCCAATCTTGGACTCAGGGCCATTGGTGAGCATGACCACACGATCGCTCAATAGTAATGCCTCATCGACATCATGGGTCACCATCACCGCTGTAACCTGGCTCTCTTCGCAGATTTTCATTAGCTGCTCTTGGAGGTTGCCGCGAGTCAGGGCATCCAAGGCGCCAAATGGTTCATCTAACAGCAACAGTTTGGGACGAATGGCTAATGCCCGGGCGATTGCCACCCGTTGTTTCATGCCGCCAGAAAGTTGGCCGGGTGGTTTGTCCGCCGCATGCCGTAATCCCACCAGATCAATGTGGTGTTCAATGATGTTGCGTCGTTCTTCAGGGGGCAGGTGAGCCAGCACTTCATCCACTGCCAGTGCAATATTCTCCCGCACTGTTAACCAGGGCAACAGAGAATAGTTTTGGAACACTACCATCTTGTCAGGTCCCGGTTGTTGTACCGTTTCACCATCCAGAACGACGATGCCCTCTGTTGGTAAATCCAGCCCGGCAATCATATTGAGCAGTGTGGATTTACCGCAACCGGAGTGACCAATGAGAGAGATAAACTCACCTTTGCGAATCTCTAGATCAATCCCTTTCAAGGCAATGTAGCGGTTGCCATTGGCTAGGGGAAAGACTTTTTCAATGTTCTCTACAGCAACAAAGGTAGTCATGGTGGTGGTAGGGAGATTGGGGACTAGGAGAGATGGATAAGAGGGAGAGAGGAGAAGGAGGAGGATAATCTATGACTCAGCTTCCACTCGTTTACTAACCCACTCACTCTTAAATTCAGCGGTACTTAGCACTGGCACTTAACACTGGCACTTAGCACTCAGGACTAACGCTGTCCTTCCGGCAGAATCACAGTCTGTAGCCATGCCATGAACTTATCCAGCAGAAGTCCCACGACGCCGATATAAACCAGTGCCAGGATAATTTCGCTTACTTGGCTGTTTTGATAGGCATTCCAGATGAAGAAACCGATGCCAACAATACCGGACATGACAATCTCTGCTGCGATGATAGCCAGCCACGCTAGACCGATCGCAATCCGCAACCCCGTAAAGATGTAAGGCAGAGCAGCGGGAAATAGCACTTTGAAGAAGTACTTTTTGCGAGACAACTGTAGGACGCGAGCAACGTTGTTGTAATCCTGCGGAATTTGCTGCACACCTACCGCTGTGTTAATTAGAATGGGCCATACAGCTGTAATGAAAATCACGAACAAAGCGGCGGGTTGGTTCTGTTGCAAGG of Leptolyngbya sp. FACHB-261 contains these proteins:
- a CDS encoding DUF6671 family protein — protein: MMMSEQQCHSLFQGRVAVLATMHCKEQVIAPLLQPEFGMQIVVPSLDTDQFGTFTRDIKRSGDQLSAARLKAEAALQLTGNDLALASEGSFGAHPAVPFLVCNREIVVLIDRANDLEIVGEVLSTETNFSHTQVTCLPEAHAFAEKVGFPMHGLVVAAGQSASTPEIVKGITTTADLTETVTWMLSRLGQAHLETDMRAMYNPTRMKVIAQATENLIQKLRCCCPHCSCPGFDVVEQQAGLPCAWCQAPTSLVLAARYFCKKCGFEQRVLFPNQQETADPAQCLYCNP
- a CDS encoding nitrate ABC transporter ATP-binding protein (This model describes the ATP binding subunits of ATP-binding cassette (ABC) transporters for nitrate transport, or for bicarbonate transport, in bacteria and archaea.) codes for the protein MTTFVAVENIEKVFPLANGNRYIALKGIDLEIRKGEFISLIGHSGCGKSTLLNMIAGLDLPTEGIVVLDGETVQQPGPDKMVVFQNYSLLPWLTVRENIALAVDEVLAHLPPEERRNIIEHHIDLVGLRHAADKPPGQLSGGMKQRVAIARALAIRPKLLLLDEPFGALDALTRGNLQEQLMKICEESQVTAVMVTHDVDEALLLSDRVVMLTNGPESKIGQIMEVDIPRPRKRLEVVNHPSYYSMRSEIIYFLNQQKRIKQLRARKQGAVARHGLEKVNLEIGFLPLTACAPLAIAKEKGFFTHHGLDEVSLVRETSWRGIQDGMVGGYLDAAQMPSGMPIWLTLGGMDGRSLPVVSALTLTRNGNAITLDKRFYEQGVFTLKELKHLLLATPNTRHTFGMVHPASMHNLLLRYWLAAGGIDPDRDVRLDTIPPAQMIANLQAGNIDGFCVGEPWNVRAAVEGIGYTIATDLEVWNGHPGKVLGVREDWALTYPNTHVALVKALLEACAYCMDEANYEETREILSRREYLGTDLQYIYLGDPNPQVCSLHPSPREYAHHQFYGQGVNRPSRTEHLWMMAQMARWGDVPFPRNWVEILERVCRVSVFSTAARELGLSDITYSRGAIQLFDGTTFNADDPIAYLNSLDIKHDIYMADVALANPLVKSA
- a CDS encoding CHRD domain-containing protein, producing the protein MNKAKQTLLNLFLGVITCLLVVGVSTPSLSTITSNLSNSSIQNGDAKTFSASQSAQPALVQNPINQYLMSDLQEAESVLMAQSMPTRNLQRYAVILTKNNVVPAAPSTSATGVVGAVLVGERLVVRGDFGGLSSALRDYTTDPVNPPNPKITSAVHIHQGEPNQNGPFQYALTVTPNEAGMGGRLAGEYTLTSEQLQALADGKLYVDLHSQRNRAGELRGTFRPV
- a CDS encoding amylo-alpha-1,6-glucosidase, whose amino-acid sequence is MPTKVSVNSGQIVINDGSTFLVTDSYGWIDDNVAQGFFVADTRLLSYYEVSINRDRLVLLASSPINHHSALYQFTNPELRTVNGNVPNGRLMISIRRDIVGGMHEDIDITNHHAERVEFQLMLAIRSDFADIFEVKSQQILTRGETETIWRDGKLTTTYRNASLHRGLVTQPQCSSSQPRYANGRLFFDVVLEPGQSWHTCIDFAAIVDDTVFNPQRTCAVEHDTEAKQVSNDFLTQATKLRSSNAEIAAYYQQALVDMAALRIKVEANGQDFWMPAAGIPWFVAVFGRDSVVVSMQTMAVYHEFAYGTLLRLAQLQATEVDDWRDAQPGKMLHELRRDELTQLKQLPYTPYYGTIDTTILWIVTLMEAYQWSHNETLLHECSAPLEKALAWIEQYGDFDHDGFVEYQTRSSMGLRNQGWKDSGDSIVYPDGTQVEPPIALCEVQGYVYNAWKDAAEIYDILGEAERAKTLQQKANDLYQRFNDRFWMEEEGCYCLGLDSKKQQIRSIASNPGHLLWSGIVPKERAARLVKRLLQPDLWCGWGIRTLSSQNPAYNPISYQLGSIWPHDNAAIAMGLKQYGYHNEANQIAEGIFAAASYFEAGRMPELFGGIERQPGRFPVPYPDANIPQAWAAGSIFLLIRAMLGLEANAAQRSLAIQPVLPDWLPDLELVNLRVGDATVTLRFWREGGQTQWKITHLDGELAVYAKVNNNIGASV
- a CDS encoding anti-sigma factor domain-containing protein, whose product is MAISMPLEELQLLIAGYVLGDLSPEEAVQFEQLLAQNPALMEEVAHMQAALETPYAPAEVTPPAHLRSAILDKVHVSGSETSSSEIGSEVGSEVGSGIGAGVAARSRRQVQLRKRLRGLMEVAAAALIIALGVNNYRLSQALQTAQAETQQYAALTYVLAATEANSQASATVVADPNDLEATIAVKNLPPLPTGKVYALWTVLKSDAPFTMDAKKAILTEVFQVDGSGNFSQTVAIPKAYRSQDLVTKVAVTIEDANAPQRHIGSPILITGSKS
- a CDS encoding ABC transporter ATP-binding protein; the encoded protein is MKTLRTQPAQQNAQSQQESFLAISQVSKIYPTPKGEYVVLKNVNLDVREGEFICVIGHSGCGKTTLLNMVGGFSEPTDGTVTLHGRSITGPGPDRMMVFQGYALLPWLTAYENIYLAVDSVYPSKSEAEKKQIVREHLAMVGLADAAHKQPAQLSGGMRQRVSIARALAIRPEVLILDEPFGALDAITKEELQVELLKIWGDHRCTVLMITHDIDEALFLADRLVMMTNGPAATIGEVIPIPFPRPRDRDRIMEDPEFYKLRNYILDYLYNRFAHDDE
- a CDS encoding sigma-70 family RNA polymerase sigma factor, yielding MKSEHSGNPAIPLASQTDAELFLALKNGQTAALGIIYDRHAGLVYGIALNALGNSQEAEDLTQDIFLTFTRGASYDPKRGSLRTFLAILTRSRAIDRLRSRNSAREVLKRWRRSEEYDATPNAPLEHAFQNEQSQEVSTALAQLSDSQQQILKMAYYEGLSQSEIAERLAIPLGTVKARARRGLLKLRQTLARFTG